The following is a genomic window from Sinorhizobium fredii NGR234.
CCCTGCTCTCGCCGAAACCCGCCGGCATCAGCGCCTCAGACACGCCGGCCTTGAACGGGTCGATCTTGTCGCGGATCTCCTCGGCATAGGCCTTGTCGGTGAACTTGGCGACGGGGTTCTCGACGAAGTCCGGGTCGCCGAGCGCCGTGTTGCGGTCGACATAGGCTTGGCGCATCGCCTCGATCATCGCATGCACCGTCTCGGCCGAGCCGTAGCCGAGATAGGAGATCGGATATCCTTCGAGAATGTTGAGGATCTCGCAGATGATCACGCCGCCCGAAGACGGCGGCGGCGAGGAGACGATGTCGTAGCCGCGGTAGTTGCATTTCACCGGCTCGAGCTCCCGCACGGCATATTGCTCAAAATCTTTCTTGGAGAGGATGCCGCCCTTCTCCGCACTCGCCTTGACGATCTGATCGGCGATGGAGCCCTTGTAGAAGGCGTCCGGCCCCTTCTCGGCGATACTGGCAAGCGAGGCGGCAAGATCGGCCTGGACCAATTTCTCGCCGACCGCGAAGGACTTGCCGTCCGGCTTCAAGAAGATCGCCGCGGCGGCCGGGTCCTTGGCCAGCCGCTCCGTCTTGCCGTCGAAGGAATCGGCGTCGCCCTGTTCGAACACGAAGCCTTCGCGCGCCAGGGTGATCGCCGGCTCGATCAGTTCCTTCAGCGGCCGCGTGCCGTAGCGGCTGCGGGCGAATTCGAAGCCGGCCACCGGGCCCGGTACGCCGACCGCGAGATAGCCGTTTGTGCTCAAGCCCTTGACGAGCTCGCCCTTGTCGTCCTGATACATCGTCTTGGTGGCGGCGAGCGGGGCGCGCTCGCGGAAATCCAGAAAGGTCGTCCTGCCGTCCTTGAAGCGGATCGTCATGAAGCCGCCGCCGCCGATATTGCCGGCGGTCGGATAGACGACCGCCAGCGCATAGCCGACGGCGACCGCCGCATCGACGGCATTGCCGCCCTTCTTCAGCACCTCGACACCGATGTCGGAGGCGAGATGCTGGGCGGTGACCACCATGCCATGCTCGGCCTTGACCGGCTCGGGCGAGGCCGCCCACGCCAGTTGCGGCGCAGCCGTGGTGCATGCAAGCATAAGAGTGAAGGACAGGCTTCTCAGGGCGGAACTGCGCATGCTCTTCCTCCAATATATTTCAACCGGGACTGCGACATCGAAAACGGAAAGTGAAGCGGCGACTCAATCGCCGGAATAGCGTTCCTCGCGCCAGGGATCGCCGCGCATGTGATAGCCGTTCTTCTCCCAGAAGCCGGCCGTGTCGCGGCTGCGAAAATCGATGCGCGTCAGCCATTTGGCGCTCTTCCAGAGATAGAGGTGCGGGACGATGAGGCGCATCGGCCCGCCATGCGGGCGCGTGATCGGCGCGCCTTCCCAGGCGGTTGCGAGGATCGCGTCCTCGGCGGCGAAATCGGCAAGCGGCAGGTTGGTCGTATAGCCGTCGACGCTCGACAGCATGACGTACTCGGCTTCCGGCTTCACCTTGACGAGGTCGAGGAGATCGCGCGTCGCAACACCTTGCCAGCGATTGTCATAGCGCGACCAGGTCGTCACGCAGTGGATATCGGAGAGACTTTCCGTTTGCGGCAGCGCCTGGAAAGCCTTCCAGTCGAGCGAGAGCGGACGTTCGACGGCACCGGTCACGTCGAGCCGCCAGGTCTCCATGGCGATATGCGGTTGCTGGCCGAGATCGAGAACCGGCCAGTCCTTTACGAGATGCTGGCCGGGCGGCAGGCGCTCGCTCTCGGGCCGCCCCCGGCGCCCGGTCAGGAACTTGCCGTCCGCCGCCCAGCGCCGTTTGGTTGAGGTGAGTTTCGTCTCCGGTACCGGTTCGTCATTGTCCATGATGCACCCGCCGTCGCTTCCTCAAGTTGTGGCGATTTGAGGCCTGAAAGGCCGCCGCGTCAAGCGAACGCTTGGGGCGGAAGGACGACTACTGCCATTGAGCTAGCTCAAACGGATGAGTTCGATTGACTATCAGGGCCTCCCGTGACAGTCTTTGCTGCAGCGCAGCAATGCGCGACACTTTCGCACGATCGCCCTGTTCGGTGGAGGTTTCACTCTGTTGCGGCTGGATGAACACGGTTTCCGCGCCCTCTTCCGGTCCGCCCCGGCCCCCGGGGTGCCGCCGAAGTGCGGTTCGATATCGCAGGTTGCGCCGGCCCGCTGCCGGCCGACCCAACAATTGCCGTCATTCTGGCGTTGATGCGTTCGGCGTCACCCGTTCCGGTGATGCGTCAGCGGTCACGGCGAAAACGTCTCTATGAAGGAGAACAGCGTATGAAGGTTCTGTTTGCCGGCGGAAACGGTTACTATCCCGAGTTCAGCGGCGGCGTTCAGTCGAGCACCCACCACCTTGTCCAGCAATTGCGCGATCGTGGCCACGAGGCTGGCGTTCTGGCCG
Proteins encoded in this region:
- the ggt gene encoding gamma-glutamyltransferase, producing the protein MRSSALRSLSFTLMLACTTAAPQLAWAASPEPVKAEHGMVVTAQHLASDIGVEVLKKGGNAVDAAVAVGYALAVVYPTAGNIGGGGFMTIRFKDGRTTFLDFRERAPLAATKTMYQDDKGELVKGLSTNGYLAVGVPGPVAGFEFARSRYGTRPLKELIEPAITLAREGFVFEQGDADSFDGKTERLAKDPAAAAIFLKPDGKSFAVGEKLVQADLAASLASIAEKGPDAFYKGSIADQIVKASAEKGGILSKKDFEQYAVRELEPVKCNYRGYDIVSSPPPSSGGVIICEILNILEGYPISYLGYGSAETVHAMIEAMRQAYVDRNTALGDPDFVENPVAKFTDKAYAEEIRDKIDPFKAGVSEALMPAGFGESRETTHYSIIDDEGNAVAVTYTLNGSFGAGVVAPGTGILLNNEMDDFTAKPGAANLYGLVQGEANAIAPGKTPLSSMSPTIISRDGKPFMVIGSPGGARIITITLEAILNVIDHGMNIQEAVDAPRIHHQWLPDKVFMEPYALSPDTRKLLSAMGHDVQIDESWTIWGQSTGILVGGESVSEIGAGGGARYNGAVDSRIGAGAARGY
- a CDS encoding sulfite oxidase-like oxidoreductase, which produces MDNDEPVPETKLTSTKRRWAADGKFLTGRRGRPESERLPPGQHLVKDWPVLDLGQQPHIAMETWRLDVTGAVERPLSLDWKAFQALPQTESLSDIHCVTTWSRYDNRWQGVATRDLLDLVKVKPEAEYVMLSSVDGYTTNLPLADFAAEDAILATAWEGAPITRPHGGPMRLIVPHLYLWKSAKWLTRIDFRSRDTAGFWEKNGYHMRGDPWREERYSGD